From Caldicellulosiruptor hydrothermalis 108, a single genomic window includes:
- a CDS encoding radical SAM protein, whose product MFEKGWGFLLSQQLLKSCSICPRECRVNRIEGETGFCKIAGGIKVSKAFLHFWEEPCISGKNGSGTVFFSGCNMGCVFCQNYEISQMRFGVFIDVNKLATIFLNLQSKGAHNINLVTPTIYVPYIIEAIDIARGKGLRIPIVYNTSSYEKPETIELLRGYVDIFLPDLKYFDDEIAKKYSNAPRYFEFASKSILKMFELVGDVVTENGIMKKGVIIRHLVLPMHTNDSIKVLSWIRDNLKGKVMLSLMSQYYPMYRSKEFKEISRRITTREYQKVVNFVLENGLDYGYIQDKEAATDKYTPDFDLEGI is encoded by the coding sequence ATGTTTGAAAAGGGGTGGGGCTTTTTGCTTTCCCAACAGCTTTTAAAAAGCTGCAGCATATGTCCGCGGGAGTGCAGGGTAAATCGGATTGAGGGCGAGACTGGTTTTTGCAAAATTGCAGGTGGTATAAAGGTGTCAAAAGCCTTTTTGCATTTCTGGGAAGAACCATGTATCTCGGGCAAAAACGGGTCTGGCACAGTATTTTTTTCTGGGTGCAATATGGGATGCGTGTTTTGCCAAAATTATGAAATAAGCCAGATGAGGTTTGGAGTGTTCATAGATGTAAATAAACTTGCTACTATCTTTTTGAACCTTCAGTCAAAAGGTGCTCACAATATAAACCTTGTGACGCCAACCATTTATGTTCCATATATAATTGAGGCAATTGACATTGCAAGGGGAAAGGGTCTTAGAATTCCCATTGTGTACAACACATCTTCGTATGAAAAACCAGAGACCATAGAGCTCTTGAGAGGATATGTGGATATATTTTTGCCAGACCTTAAATATTTTGATGATGAAATTGCCAAAAAATATTCCAATGCTCCGCGGTATTTTGAATTTGCATCAAAGTCAATATTAAAAATGTTTGAACTTGTTGGAGATGTTGTAACAGAAAATGGTATAATGAAAAAAGGTGTTATAATTCGCCATTTGGTACTTCCAATGCACACAAATGATTCTATAAAGGTTTTGAGCTGGATAAGAGACAATTTAAAAGGCAAAGTTATGCTGAGTCTTATGAGCCAGTATTATCCTATGTACAGATCAAAGGAATTCAAAGAAATTTCAAGAAGAATTACAACAAGAGAATATCAAAAGGTTGTAAACTTTGTGCTGGAAAATGGTCTTGACTATGGGTACATTCAGGACAAAGAAGCGGCAACAGACAAATACACCCCCGATTTTGACTTAGAAGGCATATGA
- the wecB gene encoding non-hydrolyzing UDP-N-acetylglucosamine 2-epimerase — translation MIKTLIVFGTRPEAIKMAPLVKELQKDSHFDVKVCVTAQHRQMLDQVLEIFDIKPDYDLDIMKYNQSLFSITSDVLLRFEKVLEKERPDIVLVHGDTTTTFAAALASFYFKTKIGHVEAGLRTYNKYSPFPEEMNRKLTAALCDLHFAPTKRAKLNLMAEGVKEETIFVTGNTVIDTLKFTVKEDYVFKEDSLNNIDFSKRIILLTAHRRENFGKPLENIFEAVLKIANEFDDVVFVYPVHLNPNVKDVAYRILKDHLRIKLINPIDVDDMHNLIARSYLVLTDSGGLQEEAPSLGKPVVVLRDTTERPEAVLAKTVMVAGTQKERIAQIVTKLLTDEEEYLQMARAVNPYGDGEASRRIKEALLYHFGESSKEPDEFRGSDLYV, via the coding sequence ATGATAAAGACACTCATTGTATTTGGAACAAGACCTGAGGCAATAAAGATGGCACCGCTTGTGAAGGAACTACAGAAAGATTCTCACTTTGATGTTAAAGTATGTGTCACAGCACAGCACAGACAGATGCTTGACCAGGTACTTGAGATTTTTGATATAAAGCCTGATTATGACCTTGACATAATGAAATACAACCAAAGCTTATTTTCTATAACTTCTGATGTGCTTTTGAGATTTGAAAAGGTTTTGGAGAAAGAAAGACCAGACATTGTGCTTGTCCATGGCGACACAACAACCACATTTGCAGCAGCACTCGCAAGTTTTTATTTTAAAACAAAGATTGGACACGTTGAGGCGGGTTTAAGAACATACAACAAATATTCACCTTTTCCAGAAGAGATGAACAGAAAGCTCACGGCAGCGCTGTGTGACCTTCATTTTGCGCCCACAAAAAGGGCGAAGTTAAATTTGATGGCAGAAGGTGTAAAAGAAGAAACCATCTTTGTGACAGGTAACACTGTGATTGATACACTTAAATTTACTGTGAAAGAAGATTATGTGTTTAAGGAAGATAGTCTAAACAATATAGATTTTTCAAAGAGGATAATTCTTCTCACTGCTCATAGGAGAGAAAATTTTGGAAAACCGCTTGAGAATATTTTTGAGGCTGTCCTGAAGATTGCAAATGAGTTTGACGATGTAGTTTTTGTATACCCTGTACATCTAAATCCAAATGTCAAGGATGTTGCGTACAGGATTTTAAAAGACCATCTAAGGATAAAACTGATAAACCCAATTGACGTTGATGATATGCACAACCTCATTGCAAGAAGCTATTTGGTTTTAACAGACTCTGGTGGGCTTCAGGAAGAAGCACCGTCTTTGGGGAAACCTGTTGTTGTTCTGCGCGACACAACAGAAAGACCAGAAGCTGTTTTAGCAAAGACAGTTATGGTTGCAGGGACACAGAAAGAAAGGATAGCCCAGATTGTTACAAAACTTTTAACAGATGAGGAAGAGTATCTTCAGATGGCAAGGGCTGTGAACCCTTACGGCGATGGAGAGGCTTCAAGGAGAATAAAAGAGGCGCTTTTATATCATTTTGGGGAAAGCAGCAAAGAGCCTGATGAGTTTCGTGGGAGCGACTTGTACGTGTGA
- a CDS encoding coproporphyrinogen III oxidase encodes MRITYFSNSQKFLYDFQHIIRAFYPGVQVKFGHGGDIHFEAYFEEMKVFLKLQTQDKTIQKDFMLVCDEHESKRIFGRNLYDLLKQETKRELPWGILTGIRPTKIVYPLLEQGLNDEQIYNFLQKEYYISDKKSKLLLKIAKNEMNILSKLEPSSACLYIGIPICPTRCLYCSFSCHEMTRQVKSLIGMYTDSLICEFEKTYQKIEENKNRIVAVYFGGGSPAVLGIENIKKIFTNLFENLEKDYIREITFEAGRPDTIDEKLLQYLAEINQDLNVRLCINPQTSNDNTLKIIGRNHTFEDIKRAFAQAYEYGFKNINSDVILGLPGEGENDYKKTIEDVLKLFPASITIHTLSIKRASLLRFKWNEYEFMDEETVNSLLDWTQYILEEHGYIPYYMYRQKNMIGNFENVGYCKRGFEGLYNVMIMQEKHNIYACGAKAVSKFVYEGDRIERVFNPADIKLYISRILNVDV; translated from the coding sequence TTGAGAATAACATATTTTTCAAACAGCCAAAAGTTTTTGTATGATTTTCAACACATAATAAGAGCATTCTATCCAGGTGTGCAGGTAAAGTTTGGTCATGGTGGAGACATTCATTTTGAGGCGTATTTTGAAGAAATGAAAGTGTTTTTAAAACTCCAAACGCAGGATAAAACCATTCAAAAAGATTTTATGCTTGTGTGTGATGAACACGAGTCAAAAAGGATATTTGGTAGGAACCTTTATGACCTTTTAAAACAAGAAACAAAAAGAGAGCTTCCCTGGGGGATTTTAACAGGAATAAGACCCACAAAGATTGTGTACCCTTTGCTTGAGCAGGGGCTAAACGACGAGCAAATTTATAACTTCCTGCAAAAAGAATATTATATCTCTGATAAGAAATCAAAACTTCTTTTAAAGATTGCAAAGAATGAAATGAACATTTTAAGTAAACTTGAGCCTTCTTCGGCTTGTTTGTACATAGGTATTCCAATATGCCCTACCAGGTGTCTTTACTGTTCTTTTTCCTGCCACGAGATGACAAGGCAGGTAAAAAGTTTAATAGGAATGTATACAGATAGCCTCATTTGTGAATTTGAAAAGACATATCAAAAGATAGAGGAAAACAAAAACAGAATTGTTGCAGTCTATTTTGGCGGTGGAAGTCCTGCAGTGTTGGGCATAGAGAATATAAAAAAGATTTTCACAAATCTATTTGAGAATCTTGAAAAAGACTATATTCGAGAGATCACATTTGAGGCAGGAAGACCCGATACAATTGACGAAAAACTTTTGCAATATCTAGCAGAGATTAACCAAGATTTGAATGTCAGGCTTTGTATAAACCCTCAAACTTCGAACGACAACACTTTGAAGATAATAGGTAGAAACCACACGTTTGAGGACATAAAAAGGGCATTTGCGCAAGCTTACGAATATGGATTTAAAAATATAAACAGTGATGTGATATTAGGGCTTCCTGGTGAGGGTGAGAATGATTATAAAAAGACAATTGAGGATGTTTTAAAGCTTTTTCCTGCTTCAATTACCATTCACACACTTTCCATAAAAAGGGCAAGCCTTTTGAGATTCAAATGGAATGAATATGAGTTTATGGATGAGGAGACTGTAAATAGCCTTCTTGATTGGACACAATATATCTTGGAGGAGCACGGCTACATTCCATACTACATGTACAGGCAGAAAAATATGATAGGAAACTTTGAAAATGTTGGATACTGCAAAAGAGGGTTTGAAGGGCTTTACAATGTGATGATAATGCAGGAAAAGCACAATATCTATGCATGTGGTGCAAAAGCTGTATCAAAGTTTGTGTATGAAGGCGACAGGATTGAAAGGGTTTTTAATCCTGCTGACATAAAGCTCTACATTTCAAGGATACTGAATGTTGATGTTTGA
- the dtd gene encoding D-aminoacyl-tRNA deacylase translates to MRAVVQRVKEAFVVVDGKEVGRIQKGLCVLVGVAQDDTEEDADYLCEKVVNLRIFEDENSKFNLSLLDVGGEVLVVSNFTVMGDARKGRRPNFMFAAEKEKAEKLYSYFVERLKQKVRKVECGVFQAHMEVNIVNDGPVTVLLDSKKVF, encoded by the coding sequence TTGAGGGCTGTTGTTCAAAGGGTGAAAGAGGCTTTTGTTGTTGTTGACGGCAAAGAGGTTGGAAGAATCCAAAAAGGTCTTTGCGTGCTTGTTGGGGTTGCACAGGATGATACAGAAGAGGATGCTGATTATCTTTGTGAAAAGGTTGTAAACCTTAGAATATTTGAAGATGAAAATTCAAAGTTCAATCTTTCTCTTTTGGATGTAGGTGGCGAGGTTTTGGTTGTCTCAAACTTTACAGTTATGGGCGATGCAAGAAAAGGAAGAAGACCGAACTTCATGTTTGCCGCAGAAAAAGAAAAGGCAGAGAAGCTGTATAGCTACTTTGTTGAAAGGCTTAAACAAAAGGTTAGAAAGGTTGAATGCGGAGTTTTTCAGGCGCACATGGAGGTAAACATTGTAAATGACGGGCCTGTGACAGTTTTGCTTGACAGCAAGAAGGTTTTCTGA
- a CDS encoding MBL fold metallo-hydrolase, with product MFFKCIEVGDVVTNCYVFGKKEVVIIDPGDDATKIESVIVENGLVPRAILLTHGHFDHFMGCSYLKQRFKLPVYAHKAEKEILSNPAYNLSYLIGSEIKITCDGYFEDGDVFEFADFSLKVLYTPGHTPGSSCFLYDNILFSGDTLFKDSFGRCDLPFGNEDKLFESIKEKLLVLPKTTKVYPGHGVPTTIGDELKNF from the coding sequence ATGTTTTTTAAATGCATTGAAGTTGGGGATGTTGTGACAAACTGCTATGTTTTTGGCAAAAAAGAGGTTGTCATAATTGACCCGGGAGATGATGCAACAAAGATTGAGAGTGTTATTGTGGAAAATGGTCTTGTGCCAAGAGCCATACTTTTGACGCACGGACATTTTGACCATTTTATGGGTTGCAGCTATCTAAAACAGAGGTTCAAACTGCCGGTTTATGCGCACAAGGCCGAAAAAGAGATCTTGTCAAATCCAGCATATAACCTGTCGTATCTGATTGGTTCAGAAATAAAGATAACCTGTGATGGATATTTTGAAGATGGAGATGTATTCGAATTTGCTGATTTTTCGTTAAAGGTTTTATACACACCCGGGCACACACCTGGTTCGAGCTGTTTTTTGTATGATAACATTTTGTTTTCGGGCGACACGCTGTTCAAAGACTCTTTTGGCAGGTGTGACCTTCCGTTTGGGAATGAAGATAAGTTGTTTGAGTCGATAAAAGAAAAGCTTTTGGTTCTTCCCAAAACGACAAAAGTGTATCCAGGGCACGGTGTGCCAACTACTATTGGTGATGAGCTTAAAAACTTTTAA